One Fusarium poae strain DAOMC 252244 chromosome 4, whole genome shotgun sequence DNA window includes the following coding sequences:
- a CDS encoding hypothetical protein (SECRETED:SignalP(1-17)) — translation MYNKVLLIALSASGALASVQYSPSFPLLSVRQVVEVPCSEQNLKDCGSGCIQEDWTCCPSKQGGCPPTAYCEVGTNSQYGCCPNGSVCNGEGGGSTRASTDTLTLAGGDTTTVVQGGGNTAATEPPVLEGSSTAVIAPPPVDTPIASSPVPPVLPVPSGTPVPLPVPQTPGVPVVPVPTPSTVVVNGGTSNRYSMFGGIVAGVAALVL, via the coding sequence ATGTACAACAAGGTTCTTCTCATCGCCCTCTCCGCCTCTGGCGCTCTCGCCTCGGTGCAATACTCGCCCAGCTTCCCTCTTCTTTCGGTCCGTCAAGTCGTCGAAGTCCCCTGCTCGGAGCAGAATCTCAAGGACTGTGGTTCCGGCTGTATCCAGGAAGACTGGACATGTTGTCCTAGCAAACAGGGCGGTTGTCCTCCTACTGCCTACTGCGAAGTCGGCACCAATTCGCAGTACGGCTGCTGTCCCAACGGAAGCGTTTGTAACGGCGAGGGAGGCGGTAGCACTCGCGCTTCGACCGATACTCTGACTCTGGCTGGTGGAGATACTACTACTGTTGTTCAAGGTGGTGGTAACACGGCTGCGACGGAGCCTCCTGTTCTTGAGGGATCTTCGACTGCCGTTatcgctcctcctcctgtcgACACTCCCATCGCCAGCTCTCCCGTTCCTCCTGTTCTCCCGGTTCCCAGCGGTACTCCCGTTCCTCTACCCGTCCCACAAACTCCCGGTGTTCCTGTCGTCCCGGTTCCTACACCCAGCACGGTCGTCGTCAATGGTGGTACATCCAACAGATACAGCATGTTTGGTGGTATTGTTGCTGGTGTCGCCGCTCTTGTTCTCTAA